The following coding sequences lie in one Flavobacterium sediminis genomic window:
- a CDS encoding DedA family protein, whose product MEDFHWTKLFNPEFYITMEIGGVPVGIYMVLFIVFAETGLFAGFFLPGDSLLFLSGIYSRELVETFFYIPGDFSNVTILGLLIAAAATLGNIFGYWFGARSGQFLYQREDSFFFKKRYLHESQIFFERHGGKAIIFARFLPIIRTFVPIIAGIVHMKKTRFMFYNVLSSVMWSFILVFAGHYLYGLFLEEFDLDLKKHIEKIIFILIAVTTFPLVMKAIKSAKNKSKKE is encoded by the coding sequence ATGGAAGATTTTCACTGGACGAAATTATTTAATCCTGAGTTTTACATCACAATGGAAATCGGTGGGGTTCCTGTCGGTATCTATATGGTTTTATTTATTGTGTTTGCCGAAACAGGGTTATTTGCCGGTTTTTTCCTGCCCGGAGACAGCTTGTTGTTTCTATCCGGAATCTACTCCAGAGAATTAGTGGAGACTTTTTTCTATATACCGGGTGATTTTTCTAACGTTACAATTTTAGGTTTGTTGATTGCTGCGGCAGCTACTTTGGGAAACATATTCGGTTATTGGTTCGGAGCGCGTAGCGGACAATTTTTATACCAAAGAGAGGATAGTTTTTTCTTTAAGAAAAGATACTTGCACGAATCACAGATATTTTTTGAAAGACATGGAGGGAAAGCTATTATTTTTGCTCGTTTTTTACCTATCATAAGAACCTTTGTCCCGATCATTGCCGGAATTGTTCACATGAAAAAAACACGCTTCATGTTTTATAATGTATTGAGTTCTGTTATGTGGTCGTTTATTTTAGTTTTTGCGGGACATTATCTCTATGGTTTGTTCTTAGAAGAGTTTGATCTGGACTTAAAAAAACATATTGAAAAGATTATTTTTATCCTTATTGCTGTAACTACTTTTCCTTTAGTAATGAAAGCAATAAAGTCGGCTAAAAACAAATCTAAAAAGGAATGA
- a CDS encoding reprolysin-like metallopeptidase translates to MKQKFLGIALLAISSFAFGQNGDSFWFRTQKKADSEIVQNKRMIQNPKLFGLDMVKMKQKLSQLSHKTTSADQSNLTLSFPNAEGALENFKIIEYSVMDPDLANRYPDIKSYVGQGVENPGATIYISISPLGFQSMTLYPDQSALFIEPYTSDLSSYAVYRKSDKRQAFSKFECSVIDQVNQSAVVGTQLRPNADDSTLRTFRLAMSVTGEYTAYFGGTKTNALAAINNTMTRVNGVFEKDFGVRLVLISNTDSVIYTNSSTDPYSPSSSMSNWNSQLQSTLTSVIGESNYDIGHLFGKDGGGGNAGCIGCVCVDGQKGSGYTSPADGIPSGDNFDIDYVAHELGHQLGANHTFSMSNEGTGANMEPGSGSTIMGYAGITSQDIQAHSDAYFHSISIQQVTNNIKAKSCPTLTSTGNSVPTANAGSDYTIPKSTPFMLTGSGIDANGDALTYCWEQMDNASSSQTGSSSAASATKTSGPNFRSYTPTTSSTRYFPMMSRVLAGATTTSGSEITVEALSSVARTLNFRFTVRDNRAGGSANNSDDMVVTVNGTAGPFVVTAPNTAVTYTGGSTQTITWNVAGTTSNGVNCANVDILLSTNGGSTWTTLLAATTNDGTQDVTIPNTPSSQCRIMIKGTNHIFFDVSNTNFTITAGSGNDTTAPSAPTNLAASGTTQTTTSLNWTASTDNVAVTGYNVYQNGTQIGTSSTTSYNVTGLTASTTYSFTVKAKDAAGNISSTSNTVNVTTLSGSTTPTYCTSQGNTVTDEYIGRVQLNTINNSSGNGNGYSDFTSISTNLTKGTAYTITITPTWTGTVYSEGYAVWIDYNQNGSFNDSGELVWSNAASTTTPVSGTFTIPTTATSGATRMRVSMKYNGIPTSCETFSYGEVEDYTVNLATGAADTTAPSAPTLSASGTTQTTTNLSWTASTDNVGVTGYNVYQNGSQIGTTTTATSYSVTGLTASTTYSFTVKAKDAAGNISASSNTVSVTTSANTVTYCSSQGNNTSDERIAQVVYGSINNSSTGTSGYEDFTSVSTNAARGSSQTITITPYWSGTVYSEGYAVWIDFNQDGDFDDSGELVWSKSASKTTPVSGTITIPSTATLGATKMRVSMKYNAIPTSCESFTYGQVEDYTVNITSSGKEIEDTVFTSTEITLYPNPTSSILNITGLSNSSAFTIYNLLGQPVKKGNAENNMINVESLEQGHYIIEIQNNDQITTKRFIKK, encoded by the coding sequence ATGAAACAAAAATTCCTAGGAATTGCCTTACTGGCAATCTCATCCTTTGCCTTTGGGCAAAACGGAGACTCATTCTGGTTCAGAACCCAGAAAAAAGCAGATTCTGAAATAGTTCAGAACAAAAGAATGATCCAAAATCCAAAACTCTTCGGATTGGATATGGTAAAAATGAAACAAAAGCTAAGTCAATTGTCCCACAAAACAACTTCAGCTGACCAATCTAACTTAACCTTATCATTCCCAAATGCAGAAGGTGCACTTGAAAATTTTAAAATTATTGAGTATTCCGTTATGGATCCCGATCTGGCTAATCGTTATCCGGATATTAAATCTTATGTCGGACAAGGTGTCGAAAACCCGGGAGCAACAATTTACATCAGTATTTCCCCGCTTGGGTTCCAATCCATGACTCTCTATCCCGATCAATCAGCACTATTTATTGAACCTTATACTTCAGATCTATCTTCTTATGCGGTTTACAGAAAATCAGATAAAAGACAAGCTTTTTCAAAATTTGAATGTTCTGTAATAGATCAGGTAAACCAATCTGCTGTTGTTGGCACTCAACTACGCCCTAATGCAGACGATTCAACCCTGAGAACATTCCGCTTAGCTATGTCTGTAACAGGTGAATACACAGCTTATTTCGGAGGAACAAAGACAAATGCCTTGGCTGCTATCAATAACACTATGACACGTGTTAACGGTGTTTTTGAAAAAGACTTTGGCGTTCGACTAGTTCTGATTTCAAATACTGATTCAGTTATTTATACCAATTCTTCAACTGATCCTTATTCACCTTCAAGTAGTATGTCGAATTGGAATTCACAATTACAATCGACTTTAACTAGTGTAATCGGCGAATCTAACTATGATATCGGACACCTATTCGGAAAAGACGGCGGCGGCGGAAATGCCGGTTGTATCGGTTGTGTTTGTGTAGACGGACAAAAAGGTAGCGGATACACTTCTCCGGCTGACGGAATTCCTTCAGGTGACAATTTTGACATTGATTATGTAGCTCACGAATTAGGACATCAATTAGGGGCTAATCACACTTTTTCAATGAGCAATGAAGGAACCGGAGCCAATATGGAACCGGGATCTGGCTCCACAATTATGGGATATGCCGGTATTACTTCTCAAGATATTCAAGCACATTCTGATGCTTACTTCCACTCTATCAGTATACAACAAGTCACTAATAACATTAAGGCAAAATCTTGTCCGACCCTTACCAGTACAGGAAATAGTGTTCCGACTGCAAATGCGGGTTCTGACTACACTATTCCTAAAAGCACTCCATTTATGTTAACCGGTTCCGGAATAGATGCTAACGGAGATGCACTTACATATTGTTGGGAACAAATGGACAATGCTTCAAGCTCACAAACAGGATCTAGCTCAGCCGCTAGCGCAACTAAAACCAGCGGTCCGAATTTCAGATCCTATACTCCAACGACTTCATCTACTCGTTATTTCCCAATGATGTCCAGAGTTCTGGCAGGTGCTACAACAACTTCAGGTTCAGAAATTACCGTTGAAGCTCTTTCTTCGGTAGCCAGAACTTTAAATTTCAGATTTACTGTAAGAGATAACAGAGCCGGCGGATCAGCTAATAATAGTGACGATATGGTCGTAACTGTAAATGGCACGGCAGGACCATTTGTAGTTACAGCTCCTAATACCGCCGTAACTTATACAGGTGGAAGTACGCAAACAATCACTTGGAATGTTGCAGGAACTACTTCTAACGGTGTGAACTGTGCTAATGTAGATATTTTACTTTCTACAAACGGAGGAAGCACTTGGACAACTCTTTTAGCCGCTACAACGAACGACGGAACACAGGATGTTACTATACCAAACACACCTTCTTCACAGTGTAGAATTATGATCAAAGGAACCAATCATATTTTCTTTGATGTTTCTAATACTAATTTTACCATTACTGCAGGTTCAGGAAATGATACAACAGCACCAAGTGCACCGACCAATTTAGCAGCTTCAGGAACGACACAAACAACTACAAGTTTAAACTGGACTGCTTCAACAGATAATGTGGCTGTGACAGGTTATAATGTATATCAAAACGGAACTCAGATCGGAACTTCTTCTACCACTTCTTATAATGTTACCGGATTAACAGCTTCCACTACTTACAGTTTTACTGTTAAAGCTAAAGATGCTGCCGGAAATATTTCAAGCACAAGTAATACCGTAAACGTTACAACATTATCCGGTTCCACCACACCGACTTATTGTACTTCTCAAGGAAATACAGTTACGGACGAATATATCGGAAGAGTTCAATTGAACACCATCAATAATTCATCAGGTAACGGAAACGGCTATTCTGATTTTACTTCTATATCTACAAACCTTACAAAAGGAACAGCTTATACCATTACTATTACTCCAACATGGACAGGAACTGTTTATAGTGAGGGTTATGCGGTTTGGATCGACTATAACCAAAACGGAAGCTTTAATGACTCAGGAGAACTGGTTTGGAGTAATGCCGCAAGCACAACAACTCCGGTTTCCGGAACTTTCACTATACCGACAACAGCTACCAGCGGAGCAACTCGAATGAGAGTTTCCATGAAATACAACGGAATTCCGACTTCCTGCGAGACTTTCTCTTACGGAGAAGTTGAAGATTACACCGTTAATTTAGCTACCGGAGCTGCAGATACGACAGCTCCTTCAGCACCTACTCTTTCAGCAAGCGGAACAACCCAAACCACCACTAATTTAAGTTGGACAGCTTCTACGGACAACGTAGGCGTAACGGGATATAACGTTTACCAAAACGGAAGTCAGATCGGAACCACCACTACTGCTACATCTTATAGTGTTACCGGATTAACAGCTTCTACTACATATAGCTTTACAGTAAAAGCCAAAGACGCTGCCGGAAACATATCCGCATCCAGTAATACAGTTAGTGTAACGACATCTGCTAACACAGTAACGTATTGTTCTTCACAAGGTAACAACACTTCTGATGAGCGAATTGCACAAGTAGTTTACGGTTCTATCAACAATTCTTCAACAGGAACTTCCGGATATGAAGATTTTACTTCTGTATCTACTAATGCTGCCAGAGGTTCTTCTCAAACCATTACCATAACCCCTTATTGGTCAGGAACTGTTTACAGTGAAGGTTATGCGGTTTGGATCGATTTCAACCAAGATGGTGACTTTGACGACTCCGGAGAGTTAGTATGGAGCAAATCTGCAAGTAAAACAACTCCGGTTTCCGGAACCATTACAATTCCTTCAACAGCTACACTTGGAGCTACAAAAATGAGAGTTTCGATGAAGTATAATGCAATCCCGACTTCTTGCGAATCTTTCACTTACGGACAAGTTGAAGATTATACTGTAAATATCACTTCAAGTGGAAAAGAAATTGAAGATACTGTGTTTACTTCAACTGAAATCACTTTATATCCGAACCCGACCAGTAGCATTCTAAACATTACCGGATTGAGTAATAGTAGTGCTTTTACAATCTACAATCTATTAGGCCAACCGGTTAAAAAAGGAAATGCAGAAAACAATATGATTAACGTAGAGAGTTTAGAACAAGGACATTATATAATTGAAATTCAAAATAATGACCAAATCACAACGAAACGATTTATCAAAAAATAA
- the accC gene encoding acetyl-CoA carboxylase biotin carboxylase subunit — protein MFKKILIANRGEIALRVIRTCREMGIKTVAVYSTADADSLHVRFADEAVCIGPPPSNLSYLKMSNIIAAAEITNADAIHPGYGFLSENAKFSKICEEHGIKFIGASAEMIEKMGDKATAKATMKAAGVPCVPGSDGILESFEQAKKVAKEIGYPVMMKATAGGGGKGMRAIWKEDELQKAWESARQEAAAAFGNDGMYMEKLIEEPRHIEIQVVGDQYGKACHLSERDCSIQRRHQKLTEETPSPFMTQELRDKMGEAAVKAAEYINYEGAGTIEFLVDKHRNFYFMEMNTRIQVEHPITEQVVDYDLIREQILVASGVPISGKNYYPQLHSIECRINAEDPYNDFRPSPGKITVLHAPGGHGVRLDTHVYAGYTIPPNYDSMIAKLITTAQTREEAINKMKRALDEFVIEGIKTTIPFHRQLMENPDYVAGNYTTKFMEDFKMEEIKE, from the coding sequence ATGTTTAAAAAAATATTAATCGCAAACAGAGGAGAAATTGCACTACGTGTAATTAGAACCTGTAGAGAAATGGGGATCAAAACAGTAGCAGTATATTCCACTGCAGATGCTGATAGTTTACACGTTCGTTTTGCAGATGAAGCAGTGTGTATTGGTCCGCCGCCAAGTAATTTGTCTTACTTGAAAATGTCAAATATCATAGCTGCTGCAGAGATCACGAATGCAGATGCAATTCATCCCGGATACGGATTCTTATCTGAAAATGCTAAGTTTTCAAAGATTTGTGAAGAGCACGGAATAAAGTTTATCGGTGCTTCAGCAGAAATGATTGAAAAAATGGGAGATAAAGCTACCGCAAAAGCAACAATGAAAGCAGCGGGTGTACCTTGTGTTCCCGGTTCAGACGGAATTTTGGAATCTTTTGAACAAGCTAAAAAAGTAGCTAAAGAAATAGGTTATCCTGTGATGATGAAAGCCACTGCCGGTGGAGGTGGAAAAGGAATGCGTGCTATTTGGAAAGAAGACGAATTGCAAAAAGCTTGGGAAAGTGCTCGTCAGGAAGCTGCTGCAGCATTCGGAAATGACGGTATGTACATGGAAAAATTAATTGAAGAGCCAAGACATATCGAGATCCAAGTTGTGGGAGACCAATACGGAAAAGCGTGTCACCTTTCTGAAAGAGATTGTTCTATTCAACGTCGTCACCAAAAATTGACAGAAGAAACGCCTTCGCCTTTTATGACGCAGGAGTTACGTGATAAAATGGGTGAAGCAGCTGTGAAAGCAGCTGAGTATATTAATTACGAAGGAGCAGGGACTATTGAGTTCTTGGTAGATAAGCATCGTAATTTCTACTTCATGGAAATGAATACTCGTATTCAGGTTGAACATCCTATTACGGAACAAGTTGTAGATTATGATTTGATTCGTGAGCAAATATTAGTTGCATCAGGAGTGCCGATTTCAGGTAAAAATTATTATCCGCAATTGCATTCCATAGAGTGTCGTATTAATGCTGAGGATCCATATAATGATTTCAGACCATCTCCGGGTAAAATTACTGTTTTACACGCACCGGGAGGTCATGGAGTACGTTTGGATACTCATGTTTACGCCGGATATACTATTCCGCCGAATTATGATTCTATGATTGCTAAGTTGATTACAACAGCTCAAACAAGAGAAGAGGCAATTAATAAAATGAAACGAGCTTTAGATGAGTTCGTAATTGAAGGAATCAAAACAACTATTCCTTTCCACAGACAGTTAATGGAGAATCCGGATTATGTTGCCGGAAATTATACCACTAAGTTTATGGAGGATTTCAAAATGGAAGAAATTAAAGAATAG
- the accB gene encoding acetyl-CoA carboxylase biotin carboxyl carrier protein, producing the protein MDIREIQNLIKFVAKSGATEVKLEMEDFKITIKTTQEGTETTYVQQVPVTTALPQAAAPMPVAPTTAAAPVAPEVKSSEENSKYITIKSPIIGTFYRKPAPDKPVFAEVGSTISKGDVVCVIEAMKLFNEIESEISGKIVKVLVDDASPVEFDQPLFLVDPS; encoded by the coding sequence ATGGATATTAGAGAAATTCAAAACCTAATTAAGTTTGTAGCTAAATCTGGTGCTACAGAGGTGAAGTTAGAAATGGAGGATTTTAAAATCACCATTAAAACCACTCAGGAAGGAACTGAAACAACTTACGTTCAACAGGTTCCTGTAACTACAGCTTTGCCACAGGCTGCGGCTCCTATGCCAGTTGCTCCTACAACAGCAGCTGCGCCGGTTGCTCCGGAAGTTAAAAGTTCAGAAGAAAATAGTAAATATATCACTATAAAATCTCCTATCATCGGTACATTCTATAGAAAGCCGGCACCGGATAAACCTGTGTTTGCAGAAGTAGGAAGTACAATTTCAAAAGGAGATGTGGTTTGTGTGATTGAAGCTATGAAACTATTCAATGAGATTGAGTCAGAAATTTCAGGGAAAATCGTTAAAGTATTAGTAGACGATGCCTCCCCGGTAGAATTTGATCAACCTTTATTCTTAGTAGATCCATCTTAA
- a CDS encoding beta-ketoacyl-ACP synthase III → MSKITAAITAIGSYVPKYVLSNQVLETMVDTNDEWITTRTGIKERRILKEDEGVGTSYLAIKAAQNLIEKANLDPKEIDLVIMATATPDMPVASTGVYVATQIGATNAFAFDLQAACSSFLYGMSVASAYIQSGKYKKILLIGADKMSSIIDYTDRATCIIFGDGGGAVLFEPNEEGFGLQDEVLKSDGVGREFLKIDAGGSILPASEETVKNKQHYVFQDGKTVFKYAVSGMADVSEKIMQRNNLSHEDVNWLVAHQANKRIIDATANRMGVDDSKVLINIHKYGNTTSATLPLLLCEFEKQIKKGDNIIFAAFGGGFTWGAIYLKWAYDTK, encoded by the coding sequence ATGAGTAAAATAACGGCTGCCATTACAGCAATCGGTTCTTATGTGCCTAAATATGTTTTGTCTAACCAGGTATTGGAAACAATGGTAGACACTAACGATGAATGGATTACAACCCGTACAGGGATAAAAGAAAGAAGGATTTTAAAAGAGGATGAAGGAGTCGGGACTTCTTATTTAGCTATAAAAGCAGCTCAGAACCTTATAGAAAAGGCAAATCTTGATCCTAAAGAAATTGATCTGGTTATTATGGCAACTGCCACACCGGATATGCCTGTAGCTTCAACAGGAGTTTATGTAGCAACACAGATCGGAGCGACCAATGCTTTTGCTTTTGACTTGCAAGCTGCCTGTTCCAGTTTTCTTTACGGAATGTCAGTCGCATCTGCTTATATTCAATCAGGAAAATATAAAAAAATATTATTAATAGGTGCTGATAAGATGTCATCTATAATAGATTATACAGATAGAGCCACTTGTATCATTTTCGGTGATGGAGGTGGCGCTGTTTTATTTGAACCTAATGAAGAAGGTTTCGGTCTTCAGGATGAAGTATTGAAAAGTGATGGCGTAGGGCGTGAATTTTTAAAGATCGATGCAGGAGGTTCAATATTGCCGGCTTCAGAAGAAACAGTTAAAAATAAGCAACATTATGTTTTTCAGGATGGAAAAACAGTATTCAAATATGCTGTTTCCGGAATGGCTGATGTGAGCGAGAAGATCATGCAGCGAAACAATTTGTCGCATGAGGATGTAAATTGGCTGGTTGCTCATCAGGCTAATAAACGAATTATTGATGCTACAGCAAACAGAATGGGAGTTGATGATTCAAAAGTTCTGATTAATATTCACAAGTATGGTAATACAACTTCAGCTACATTACCGTTATTACTTTGTGAATTCGAAAAGCAAATTAAAAAAGGAGATAATATAATTTTTGCAGCATTCGGAGGTGGCTTCACTTGGGGAGCTATTTATCTGAAATGGGCATACGATACAAAATAA
- the rpmF gene encoding 50S ribosomal protein L32 has product MAHPKRRQSSTRRDKRRTHYKASVPQIATCPVTGEAHLYHRAYWHEGKLYYRGQVVVDKTEAVA; this is encoded by the coding sequence ATGGCACATCCTAAGAGAAGACAGTCGTCAACAAGAAGAGATAAAAGAAGAACGCACTACAAAGCATCTGTTCCACAGATCGCAACTTGCCCGGTAACAGGAGAGGCTCATTTGTATCACAGAGCTTACTGGCATGAAGGTAAATTATATTACAGAGGTCAGGTAGTAGTTGATAAAACTGAAGCAGTAGCGTAA
- a CDS encoding YceD family protein, which yields MKNIKEYLIPFSGLKIGKHQFDYQIDNSFFKHFNYDEFDAADIKVNIVLEKKSTMLELAFKHKGEVRVPCDLTSEYFNLPVKGKLKLIVKFGEEFNDENEELLILPHGEFQVDVSQYIYEMIVLSVPAKRVHPGVKDGTLQTDALQKLEQLAPKEEKKEKEDIDPRWENLKKLLTDKNK from the coding sequence ATGAAGAATATTAAAGAATATTTGATCCCGTTTTCAGGATTAAAGATAGGTAAGCATCAGTTTGATTATCAGATAGATAATTCGTTCTTTAAACACTTTAATTATGATGAGTTTGATGCGGCTGATATTAAAGTGAATATAGTTCTGGAGAAAAAAAGTACAATGTTGGAGTTGGCTTTTAAGCATAAAGGAGAAGTTAGAGTGCCTTGTGACTTGACTAGTGAATATTTTAATTTACCTGTAAAAGGAAAATTAAAACTAATAGTGAAGTTCGGAGAGGAGTTTAATGATGAAAATGAAGAATTGCTGATATTGCCACACGGAGAGTTTCAAGTAGATGTTTCACAGTATATCTACGAGATGATAGTGCTTTCAGTTCCGGCTAAGAGAGTGCATCCGGGAGTGAAAGACGGAACTTTACAAACGGACGCTTTACAGAAATTGGAGCAGTTGGCTCCGAAAGAAGAGAAAAAAGAAAAAGAAGATATAGACCCAAGGTGGGAAAATTTAAAAAAACTATTAACGGATAAAAATAAGTAA
- the pdxA gene encoding 4-hydroxythreonine-4-phosphate dehydrogenase PdxA has translation MVKKVENIIVGISIGDLNGIGPEIVLKTFEDNRMFDFCTPVIFANTKIISFIKKTLNAEVSVQGIDNLEQIVPGKLNVLNVWREGVNLDFGKADDNVGRYAVKSFVTATKALKDGFVDVLVTAPINKYNIQSDEFKFPGHTDYLNQEIEGSALMLMVSGNLRIGLLTDHVPVNEITKYLTPEFLESKIRTIQQSLIRDFGIVKPKIAVLGLNPHSGDNGVIGKEEQDIIRPKVEELFNSGIMAFGPYSSDSFFGSNQYEKFDAILAMYHDQGLIPFKTLSFGNGVNYTAGLEKIRTSPDHGTAYEIAGKGVASYNSFREAVYLAIDVFHKRNEYQELIQNPLKIKQG, from the coding sequence ATGGTTAAAAAGGTAGAAAATATAATAGTTGGTATCTCAATAGGTGATTTGAATGGGATTGGGCCTGAGATTGTTTTGAAAACTTTTGAGGACAATAGGATGTTTGATTTTTGTACGCCGGTTATTTTTGCCAATACAAAAATAATTTCCTTTATAAAAAAAACATTAAATGCAGAGGTTAGTGTTCAGGGAATCGATAATTTAGAACAGATTGTCCCGGGTAAGCTGAATGTGTTGAATGTTTGGCGGGAAGGTGTGAATTTAGATTTTGGTAAAGCAGACGACAATGTCGGACGTTATGCCGTTAAATCGTTTGTAACTGCTACCAAAGCCTTGAAGGATGGTTTTGTCGATGTTTTGGTTACTGCTCCGATCAATAAATACAATATTCAGTCGGATGAATTCAAGTTTCCGGGACACACAGATTATTTGAATCAGGAAATTGAAGGGAGTGCTTTAATGTTGATGGTGAGTGGAAACTTGCGAATAGGTTTGTTGACTGATCATGTTCCTGTAAATGAAATTACAAAATATCTGACTCCGGAATTCCTGGAATCAAAAATAAGAACCATTCAACAATCTTTAATCCGGGATTTCGGAATTGTAAAACCTAAGATTGCAGTTTTAGGACTTAATCCGCATAGTGGAGACAATGGAGTTATAGGAAAAGAAGAGCAAGATATTATTCGTCCCAAAGTTGAAGAATTATTTAATAGCGGAATAATGGCTTTCGGACCTTATTCTTCAGATAGTTTTTTCGGATCGAATCAGTATGAGAAGTTTGATGCTATATTGGCAATGTATCATGATCAGGGTTTGATACCGTTTAAAACGCTGTCTTTTGGTAATGGGGTGAATTATACTGCAGGATTGGAAAAAATAAGAACATCTCCCGACCATGGTACGGCTTATGAGATAGCCGGAAAAGGAGTGGCTAGCTATAATTCTTTCAGAGAAGCAGTGTATCTTGCGATTGATGTTTTTCATAAAAGAAATGAATATCAGGAGCTTATACAGAACCCTTTGAAAATAAAACAAGGGTAG
- a CDS encoding riboflavin synthase yields the protein MFTGIIETLGTVEDIQKEQDNLHITINSTITNELKIDQSVAHNGICLTVVAIDENNYTVTAIKETIDKTNIGLWQKGDLINLERAMKLGDRLDGHIVQGHVDQTGTCINIQETNGSWLFTFEYNDKLNNITIEKGSITINGTSLTVVNSKRNEFSVAIIPYTYEHTNFKTFKKGTEVNLEFDVLGKYVKRIHELNQ from the coding sequence ATGTTTACAGGAATTATAGAAACACTCGGAACAGTAGAAGATATTCAAAAAGAGCAAGATAACCTCCATATTACAATCAACTCCACCATTACTAACGAATTAAAGATAGACCAAAGTGTAGCTCATAACGGCATTTGCCTCACAGTTGTAGCAATAGACGAAAACAACTACACTGTCACTGCAATTAAAGAAACCATCGACAAAACCAACATAGGATTGTGGCAAAAAGGAGACTTAATCAACTTAGAAAGAGCCATGAAATTAGGAGACCGCTTAGACGGACATATTGTTCAAGGCCATGTTGACCAAACAGGAACTTGCATAAATATTCAGGAAACAAACGGAAGCTGGCTTTTCACCTTTGAATATAATGACAAGCTCAACAACATTACAATAGAAAAAGGGTCAATTACCATAAACGGAACCAGTCTAACAGTAGTCAACTCCAAAAGAAATGAATTCAGCGTAGCCATTATACCTTACACGTATGAGCACACTAATTTCAAAACATTTAAAAAAGGAACAGAAGTCAATTTAGAATTTGATGTTTTAGGCAAATATGTAAAACGAATCCATGAATTAAATCAGTAG
- a CDS encoding helix-turn-helix domain-containing protein, with product MSKIENNTLKKIGKRIQELRELQNLSQQDFAAKINYDKSNMSRLEAGKTNMTVTTLEKISKALNVELVELFKF from the coding sequence TTGTCTAAAATTGAAAATAATACACTTAAGAAAATTGGTAAAAGAATCCAAGAACTGAGGGAATTGCAAAATTTATCTCAACAGGATTTTGCTGCTAAAATCAATTATGACAAAAGTAACATGAGCAGATTGGAAGCTGGAAAAACCAATATGACGGTTACAACACTTGAAAAAATTTCCAAAGCTTTGAATGTAGAACTTGTAGAATTATTCAAATTCTAA
- a CDS encoding JAB domain-containing protein, giving the protein MENNVAEIQVSYSTNSRVRPKVACGKSAFDLLYNSWSQNTIELQEEFKVLLLNRANNVLGIYPLSKGGSAGTVVDLKLLFAVALKCNATSIIVAHNHPSGTLKASEQDIKITKKIKEAGNLLEITLLDHIIITKNNFLSMANEGLF; this is encoded by the coding sequence ATGGAAAATAATGTTGCCGAAATTCAGGTTAGCTATTCAACCAATAGCAGAGTAAGACCAAAAGTAGCTTGTGGAAAGTCAGCCTTTGATTTGTTATACAATTCATGGTCGCAAAATACAATAGAACTTCAAGAAGAATTCAAAGTTCTATTATTAAATAGAGCAAATAACGTATTAGGGATTTATCCTCTTTCAAAAGGTGGTTCTGCTGGAACTGTAGTCGATTTAAAATTACTTTTTGCTGTAGCTTTAAAGTGTAATGCGACTTCAATAATTGTTGCACATAATCATCCAAGTGGAACACTAAAAGCAAGCGAACAGGATATTAAAATTACTAAGAAAATTAAAGAAGCTGGAAATTTATTAGAAATCACACTTTTAGACCATATCATTATTACCAAAAACAACTTTTTGAGTATGGCTAATGAAGGATTATTTTAA